The window tttttattcatattgaACAGTTTTTTTAATGAGTATCTAGAGATGAACAATGTGCTTtgacatataaaatattgctTTGGGTATAACTTGCATTCTCATAAAGCTTTAGCCACCCCATGGACTTTGATTTCTGCCTCTACTAGGCATATGTTTTTAACCAGCAAACCAGTTGCTGGTCGATACAAATAGCCATGTGAGACAAATCTTGGCCATCCGTTTGCTGCATTTGATTCACGGAACCAATAACTAGCTGCAGGAGAAAAGTATTCATGCTTATGCCTCTTGTTCTTATCACGCGTCAAGAGTGTACACTAGGTGAAGAAAGAATATCTTACATGTTCCAAAGTAGTGCTTGTTATTAAGTTGGTCTAGTATGCGTAGTGTAAATTCTGCATATATCTTCGATTCTGGGGGTAAGTTTGCTGGTTCGGCTAAATTCAGATAAAGAGATACATAGCTGCCAATACCACTGCCCTTTCCATTAGGATAAAGTTGCATCTTCCTGGAAGAGTTTGACAGAGAACATATTTATCATCTCGTAGAATTTGATGATGGATGTAAATGAATGAGAAACTATACCATTTATGTTCACCAGCAACAAATGGTTTAGATTCTACGTATTCTTCAGTTGAGCTAGAAGATAAGTCGACTCTCCAGGTATGCTTATAGGCTATTGGATCCTTAATCATTGATAAGCACTCTCCTTTTCCAGCTATTGTTTCTTGGCACACATAGACCTCTGCCCCAAACACGCAGGTATCATCAACCAGATACCCGTTGGCCGCATCCTTGAAGGCATCAAGGGGTATGAACTTATCAAATCCCCATGCTAGCTTCATCTTGTGAAACCGTCTCCCGTTTTCTGCTGTGTCTAATAGAAGAGCACAAGGTTATTATTATGGTAATTGATAGTGGTATTCATTCTAGTTTGATATCTTACCTTGAAGAGTATAGTAGGTGTCATTGTTCTGATCAAGCAGAAAGATACGAAAAAGTGCTCGGATCTCCCAAGCTGGGCCGGGTGAGTTAGGCTCAACAATGACCAAGTATAGGGAGATGTGGTCGGTAATTCCTTTGTTTTTGTTGCCATTAGGGTGAAGAACGAGCTTCCTGCACGCAGACGAAACGAACGTATATAGATGAatagatgatgatgatgatatttGGAGTTATAGTTGGTGAGAAACTACCATTTGCAGCCGCCGGCTTGGAATTCATTGGAGGTGTAGCTCTCTAGCTTACTGTTAACAAGCTGTGAGAATAGTTGAAGTTTGAATATGTAGTGAGTCGGAGGCGTTTCCGAAATTGATCTCGACACACCTATGGGAAATAAAGACTAGTAGTGTTAGAGTAAAATCAAGAATGAGATATAGTAGCCGAATTTAGGAAGAGACCTTGTTGTCCAGGGAATGATAGTTCTCCCATCAGGTATGTTAGtatgtagagagagagagagagagagagagagagagatggttGTGATGGTTGTGATGGAGGATGGTGAGGTTCTTATATGAGAAAGAAAAGGCAGTAGAAAAGCTATCCTTTGCCTTGGTTTTAGTCTTCTCTTGATGTCCCAAACAGGAGACAAGGTATAGGCTATGGCATGCCAATCTATTATTCCTCAACTCCCCTCTTAAATTATGTCGATGGCTATCTCACACTAAGAATCTCTTACCAACTGATTATAATGAATTTGCTTCCTTCATttgaatttgagaaaaaacaaGATTTAATCCATTACCTTGTTCAGGTCTCTATTTTTTagcgttttttaaaatccaccTCAATTAAACCATAATACACCTAATAATTCAGCAAGTATGATTAATCCTAATTTAAACGGAAATTTGGTAAATGCTGCTGATTGCCTGATTCTACTTTTGATTAGATAATGGATTTTAGTGTAATTCGTAAACAGCCAACAGTAAACACTACATTTTCCAACACATTTTCATGTTCCCATCCCTAATACCGAATAAATCAGAAAGATGTAAAGTCGTAAAGACATTTGtgtattattgtattttaaaatcttCGTCAATTCATCTCTATAATAACTTACATTTAGACAAGAACCATCAACAAAATAACTTACATTTTTAGACAAGAACAAtcaaatcatcatcatcaaacatcaactctctcttctctcactACTGGGATCCATACTTCAACAGCTCCCACCTGAAGGGATGGAATGAACAAAACACCTCCGGCGAGCTCTTGAAGAGCAGCGCTGTGCAGACACACACTGCAGCAATCGCGACCAGTGAAACCATTAATGGTTTGTATATATTCACCGACCCTCTACGCCTTGCATACACCAGTTTCTGCTCACATTGCCTGCAATGTTTCTCGCTCTCCAAAGGCGCGTATTTCACCACCTTTTGCTTCTTGCTCTTCTCTAACACCCTGGGGATGTCAACCACCACGTGCCCTTTTCCCCGTTTCTTGTTCAGCTTCCTCTGCACTAGGTGGATGTACGAGTAATGACCACGGAGGCATGCATTGTCATGGGGGGTCAACCCGCTGCTGTCACGAGCATTTTTCCATGCTTCAATTCCCACCTGCACAACACATTTGTACTCAATCAAATCATATATGTATTGCCAACCTAATCTATTATCACCTAAAGATATGTTACTCTGAGATTAAACGAGCCTACCGATCCAGGATCCTCTGTCAATGCATCCACAACATCCTCACACCTCTCTAAACTGGCGGCTACATGAAGAGGAGTCAATCCACCAGGCCCCATGGCATCGGGCCTGAACAAGAAGCCACCCTCGCCGACCAGCTTATGTTCTCGCTCTCCTGTCTTGTCGATGCGATAACTTAAAAGAAACTCCACCATGGCTACACAGTTTCGCTTAACAGCTCGGTGAACGAGGCCAATATCCAGCAAAGCTTGTATATTGGAATAATCTAGTCCCAAGTCCACAACACCATCAAATACAGTGCTTAATAGCTTTTTCACTACAGCGCACCAGTCATGATCGATGGAGAACTCAAGAAGGCACCTGATACGTTCGAAAGGGAATGGATCCACATCACCTAACCTAACTTTCATGTGGCTTCTGTGGAGCAGCCAACCCATTTCGTGTATGAAGTCCAGAGCTTTGTTCCTGATTTCTAGTGCGTTATCATCTGCATTAGCTGAATCAGGAAGCTCGATAGAACTTTCCAGAGTGCAAATTTCAGAGCAGACGTCCTTCTCTGCAACGATGAATGGAAAGAAGCTGCTGCTGAGACCATAGTCCTCAACCTAATCCAATAATTGTATAAACTCAGTGGTTAGAGAGTGCGAAGAACAACGAGATACAATTCAGCAGGAGACGAACAAATAGAATATGCCAAAGTGGCACCACCTCAATGAAACCCCTTCCAATAACGTCTGGTACAGCACAAGAGAAGTTGAACGACTGAATCTCATCATGTTCAATCAAAGAATCTGATCCTCCTCTCATATCAGCACAATTTTCCTGAATTAGAATCTTCCCTTCTAGAGTGCATAATAACCTGATGCAAAGTAGAttcattaccaaaaaaattaatgggaAACAAAAACCGTATTCAATTCCAATGCCAAAACACCGATACATCTTAAACTAGAATACCTTGCTGTAGAACGAGTCAAATTGTGTCCTTTGACTTCAAACTGAACACCCTCTGACACAGTAACAGCAATTGGCTTGATACTCGATATTCTGCAACTTTGATTGTTTTTCACAGGGAGGGGGGTGTCTAACACAACCTGGCCTGAAGCATGTAAAATTTGTCAGCCTTAACATCCAAAAACGATTGTCCATGAGCGATATTTGCAATAAAAACGTAGAatcaataaattgaatataccattataaataaatgtgacaCGATGTTGTAATCTAGCATATATCCATCCTGTCTTCCAGAATGGATCAGTAGATGAATCAAGAAGCCTTCTCAAACTGGATGTGAGATCACAGTAAAGCTGCAAACCACAATAGTGTTAGCAGTTACAcgcaatttttataaaacttaGGATATGGCATGTTGGTCTAGTATCAATCTAGTGAAACTAAGACTATGATGATCCAACGACTGAAGAAACGAAATCAATAATGCGCTTAATCAAACTTACACTGTCCCAGCAAGACTTCTCCATGCGCAAATATATTGTCAGGATAATGCAACCGGGTCGGATGTAACTTTCCATATCTGTTGGGCTACTTGAAAGCCAATCAAGAATCTGAAACCAAGTAGGACAAAGTAAAACCACCAAAGATTAAATGAAAAGCAAACTTGAAAACATTTTGACCTTAGAAGCAGTAAATGCACCTGTCTCCTCAGAACAAGAGGGAAATCATTTGGTTCTTTACCGAACAGCTTAAAGACAATCCGATCTGTGCGACTCTgcaaacaaattttgaaaattacaaatatatcCTGTCATGTAAGGAAATATTGGCTACTTTCTATCTCGAGAAATACTATAATGATAGGAATCAATTTTGTCAGAAATCCGTATTGACTATTGAGGAGAAACAAATTTTGTCAATAGTTTATCTCATAATGATAAGCACATGCCTATATCGAAGCCTGTCAAAATACTCGAACCACATAGTAACATTTATTTAGCTAAACATTCCCAATTTATAGAAAATGCGAATTTGATCTCAGCAACCCCCACCCAGTTCTCCTTCCTAAAAAAAGGTAGCATCTGCTGCAGGAAAGTTTAAGATGAAACCTGTGTCTCTCCGCTAGATGTAGATGGCGACTGACTCGGTGTGGAACCTGAATTCCCACTATTTTGTGGTGGGCTAGGCTGCTGAGAATCCTTACATAACCATAAAGGGCCAGCACAAGACATATCTCCAAGATTTTTACAGGCAAAGGGATCAGGAAGATCCTCCTCCAAGCAGTCTTGAGAGCCAtcatattcattatttaagTCAATATTGTTCAGTTGTGTCCTTGTAGTATCTTTCTTCCCTTGAACGGAGTTGCTTGTGTTCGTCCTGAACAGTAAAGGAGATCCTGAAGTGGATGCATTATGTACTACTTCACCTGCAGTCTTATCAGTTAACACCCTTGTTTTGGTCAAATCAGATGCATCTAGGCCAGTACCAGTAGGAAGGTCCTGGAGGTAAAACATAGTCAGAAGAAACGAAACTCAATCGACATCGTCAGAAGTTTGTGGATTACGTTTATCACCTTTTGAGCAGCCCCTGAAGACGTCCCCGCATTCTGTGTGTCCTGAGATATAGGTAGCAATTCAGGTGTACTGGCAACACTTGCAAGGTTTTTCAAGAGATGAGACAGTAGATCTTGATCCTTGGTATGATCGGAGCTATTGACTGCAATTGTTAAGTAACTTAATCATGATGCTAATAAAAAAAGCTCAAACTGAGAAAACAAGGAAAGAAAGATTTGGAGAAACAACATCTAATGAGATTTCACTTAAATTCTGGACCATATAACTTcaaaacttatcatatacccTGAAAATATATCAATCTGTAAGTGTTTATTATATGAGATATGCTTTTGAGGATGATATATCTCTGATGAACCTAGTTTCAGTTTTACTATGTCAACATTTTGACTAACCAGTTAACGAAAATCAGTCCTACAAGTCAACCTATGGTCAGAGTTCCATATGACCAGTTTCATAGTAATGGTAATGGAACTAATTTATGGtcattttggattttttgaaACTCTCACGTCATTACCCGAACAACCAAAATGGCTCCCAACATGAATATGTATCATATGTTTCCAGAGCAAGAATTCTTCCAACAAAGCGTCAGCTAGCATACTCAGCTTTTCAGAGAAGGGTTGAGTCATTATGTGTGGAAGTCAAGaccattttttgtttgatataaTTCTAATAGAACAAacatttttgcaaaaaatagtTATGCTTTCAAGACTCCAAGCTTCCCCCCAAATTAATGATGTACAATTTGCAACATATATTATGGAAGTTAGCTTACAAACACAGCTGATAAACATTAGCTATCAGGTTTTGCTGACTCGAGCATAACCACCAAgtattttgtttgtcctcaTTGACATAATGCAAAAGCTAACACACTCAAACTAGCCCTAAATGCTAAATCGGTGATTTTACTTACGTTGTAGATTGGAGAGTATCCTCAGCAGAGTGATGAGTAAGTAATTACTCCCTTTCTCATCATTCTGGTTGGCTGCATTTAGCACATTCTCAGGATGTGTTTTCCTACGCCGTCTGTTGTGGCCAGCCAGCCGCCTGCGACAGCTACGCTTCCCCTCATCAAATTCTTGAAGAACGTGAAACCTGCAATGGCAAACAGATTTACACCATCTAATAAACAGCTCACAGACTAAAATATGAGAGTGTGAGCATCATTTGGACCTGCTGCACTGCTGACAAAATCTTTGTACAACATTCGCCACCACAGCACTCGTAGCCTTAGAATGCACGTCGCAGACTTTATGCCTACGGTGATAATCCTTCGCAGTGCTCAAATCAGCCTTGCAATCCTCTACTTGACAAACAGCACGGGTAGGTGCCAGGGGGATACCACTGGAGACTTTACTCTTCTTCCCACTCTTCCCTTCCAACTCATACTCTTCCTGCCCCAGCTTCAAATTAAGTGAACCAACATCTTCCTTTTCAACCTCAACATCCCTTCTCCTTTTCTCCAAATCCCTAATCTCCCTCTCATTCATTTCATCAATGTTCAAGGGCTGCTGCCTAGTTGTACAATCTGTAGGAGCAGGAGAAGCCACAAACAGATCACCATCCCATCTCCAATCATTCAAATCCCATTCATTACTCTTCATCCCCACCTCAGGCACCACCGGCCCATAGAAATTATGCAGCTTTCCACCAAACTTAGTCTCCAtttttcgataaaatcaagaaacacCCACAAGCaaaaaaagattgaaacttTGAAGCGCTATGAAAGAATCAATCTCAATCAGCCTCGCTACAACCCCAGAAATCCAAGAAAATCACACCCAAACATCCTTGCACCCAAACAAGAGCAACCCACATGCCAAATAACAGCTCTATTCTACAAATTTAGAAGGCAAGATAGATCAACTAAACCGTAAAGAATCCAGCTTTGGTCCCAAAAAAGGGAAGGGGAAAACTTCCATTAGACCAACTCACGTTGTTGGTTTCTCGCGGATAAGTAAATTGCACTCGAGATTGTAACAAGTGACTCTAGTTGATGTGGGATTTGATCTGCAGACGTGTCAGGTCCGAAAAATCGCCGGcgatttgagagagagagaggaaatcTAGACATGGTTTGTTGGGGACcggtaataaaataaagaaattgagGCTTAATTCACTGCGTCTGTTGCGTTtcttgtaaaattaaaaatcatttcacccaagattattaattttcttgtcGGAAATTGAAAGTGAAAACGAAAGCAAAACATAGTACAGATGAACAAGTGGTGTCTTAATTTGGACGCACACTTCACAGAATCTAAGACCCACATCTTCACTGAATTATATGAAGAGAATTTAATGTAATTACTCTACTTCTACTCTTGACTTTTATACATCAAAGACTCTCTAAACAATTGTTATACTACTCTCTCTATTTCGTAGTAACTAGGCTTTTCTTTACTGTTCGCgacttaaaagaaattatattaaatgagattaaaaaataataaaataagagagagtaaatgtgttaatttttactataaatgactccactattatgaaatataccaaaatgacaaaatgattcCACCTCTTAAAACTGAGGACTTAAAACTGAgggaaggagtatttattcAAACTAAGATTCCCCTCTAAAATCGAGTTGTAGTTGAATTAGATTTGGTTAATTGGGCGTGCACGCGGCCACATCTAATcatgattaattttgttttaaatatttgattagaatttagaacttaacaaattaaattatactgtATGGAGATGGTGGCGAGCTTGTGTAGATTTTCAAGTGAGTTAGACTTAAAGTTTATGCTCCATaagattccttaaattttgtctGCGGtcaaaataagataagatgaaaaataattgaattgatGGAATATATCCCATTTGTCTATATCGAAATAGTGCAGATGAACAATTGAGACCACACTTTCAACTCTGCTAGTACTTCATTTATTTCCAGCCACTATAAACTTCACGgactcaaataaaaataattcaaatattatactacatGGTATATACACTTAAGTCAACTTTacaaggtaaaaaaaaataaaaatacattaaat is drawn from Salvia hispanica cultivar TCC Black 2014 chromosome 6, UniMelb_Shisp_WGS_1.0, whole genome shotgun sequence and contains these coding sequences:
- the LOC125194045 gene encoding squamosa promoter-binding-like protein 1: METKFGGKLHNFYGPVVPEVGMKSNEWDLNDWRWDGDLFVASPAPTDCTTRQQPLNIDEMNEREIRDLEKRRRDVEVEKEDVGSLNLKLGQEEYELEGKSGKKSKVSSGIPLAPTRAVCQVEDCKADLSTAKDYHRRHKVCDVHSKATSAVVANVVQRFCQQCSRFHVLQEFDEGKRSCRRRLAGHNRRRRKTHPENVLNAANQNDEKGSNYLLITLLRILSNLQLNSSDHTKDQDLLSHLLKNLASVASTPELLPISQDTQNAGTSSGAAQKDLPTGTGLDASDLTKTRVLTDKTAGEVVHNASTSGSPLLFRTNTSNSVQGKKDTTRTQLNNIDLNNEYDGSQDCLEEDLPDPFACKNLGDMSCAGPLWLCKDSQQPSPPQNSGNSGSTPSQSPSTSSGETQSRTDRIVFKLFGKEPNDFPLVLRRQILDWLSSSPTDMESYIRPGCIILTIYLRMEKSCWDSLYCDLTSSLRRLLDSSTDPFWKTGWIYARLQHRVTFIYNGQVVLDTPLPVKNNQSCRISSIKPIAVTVSEGVQFEVKGHNLTRSTARLLCTLEGKILIQENCADMRGGSDSLIEHDEIQSFNFSCAVPDVIGRGFIEVEDYGLSSSFFPFIVAEKDVCSEICTLESSIELPDSANADDNALEIRNKALDFIHEMGWLLHRSHMKVRLGDVDPFPFERIRCLLEFSIDHDWCAVVKKLLSTVFDGVVDLGLDYSNIQALLDIGLVHRAVKRNCVAMVEFLLSYRIDKTGEREHKLVGEGGFLFRPDAMGPGGLTPLHVAASLERCEDVVDALTEDPGSVGIEAWKNARDSSGLTPHDNACLRGHYSYIHLVQRKLNKKRGKGHVVVDIPRVLEKSKKQKVVKYAPLESEKHCRQCEQKLVYARRRGSVNIYKPLMVSLVAIAAVCVCTALLFKSSPEVFCSFHPFRWELLKYGSQ
- the LOC125196044 gene encoding MATH domain and coiled-coil domain-containing protein At2g42460, translating into MGELSFPGQQGVSRSISETPPTHYIFKLQLFSQLVNSKLESYTSNEFQAGGCKWKLVLHPNGNKNKGITDHISLYLVIVEPNSPGPAWEIRALFRIFLLDQNNDTYYTLQDTAENGRRFHKMKLAWGFDKFIPLDAFKDAANGYLVDDTCVFGAEVYVCQETIAGKGECLSMIKDPIAYKHTWRVDLSSSSTEEYVESKPFVAGEHKWKMQLYPNGKGSGIGSYVSLYLNLAEPANLPPESKIYAEFTLRILDQLNNKHYFGTSSYWFRESNAANGWPRFVSHGYLYRPATGLLVKNICLVEAEIKVHGVAKAL